From a single Lacerta agilis isolate rLacAgi1 chromosome 3, rLacAgi1.pri, whole genome shotgun sequence genomic region:
- the TBCE gene encoding tubulin-specific chaperone E isoform X1 has protein sequence MMTSNIPSDAVGRRIIRNGEYGTVLYAGKVPPTTGFWLGVEWDNPEKGKHNGSHEGIQYFRCRHPTGGSFIRPSKANFGVDFLSAVKKQYGLNEDEKDAEGGTEPSLAFGSKIVENVGFDSIKEKQMQLTTLTDISVDECAVSLAGPEEEIRRACPNIKQISLSKNLLSSWKEVISIASQVENLEILNLSQNKMKFPSTPPPASTTFCNLKTLALNQTGVTWTEVLLCATGWPALEELHLTANDISLLKRPIDVLHNLKWLNLSDNLLTDENQLHLLADLPRLETLILSNNGISSIHFPDVKFGCKTRMFPSLTHLIIKDNRIAEWSVINELDKLQKLQSLDCRNNPLMDIDKNTATVKQLIIAKIGQLSFLNKSEITSQERKGAELDYRKKYGIDWLKAGGNQDPNKNNPSEEFLAAHPRFQLLCDKYGAPEDGELKREQPFSLKSQLLALTFKCPDRPDQKPIEKKLPESMTIQKVKGLLYRLLKIPGSELKLSYESSKVSSCSYNTEYNLSHCYCQHCTLTLLNYLIPAKDSNHNHNFRPCSAFF, from the exons GATTTTGGCTTGGAGTGGAATGGGACAACCctgaaaaaggaaaacataatggTAGTCATGAAGGAATACAGTATTTCAGATGCAG GCATCCCACAGGTGGATCCTTTATCCGTCCAAGCAAGGCAAATTTTGGAGTAGATTTCCTTTCTGCTGTCAAGAAGCAGTATGGATTGAATGAAGATGAAAAAGATGCTGAGGGTGGGACAGAACCATCATTAGCATTTGGAAGCAAGATCGTAGAAAATGTTGGGTTTGATtccattaaagaaaaacaaatgcaa TTGACTACATTAACTGACATCTCAGTAGATGAATGTGCAGTAAGCCTTGCTGGTCCAGAAGAGGAAATCAGAAGAGCATGCCCCa ATATCAAGCAAATAAGTCTATCGAAAAATCTTTTGTCTTCTTGGAAGGAAGTGATAAGCATTGCAAGCCAAGTTGAAAATCTAGAAATACTTAATCTCAG TCAGAACAAAATGAAATTTCCATCGACTCCACCACCTGCTTCAACAACATTTTGTAATCTCAAGACTTTAGCACTTAATCAAACAGGAGTGACATGGACAGAG GTTCTTTTATGTGCTACTGGGTGGCCAGCTCTTGAAGAACTACATCTTACTGCCAATgacatttcacttttaaaaag ACCTATTGATGTCCTACATAACTTGAAATGGTTAAACCTTTCAGACAACCTGTTAACAGATGAAAATCAGCTTCATCTACTTGCAGATCTCCCAAG ATTAGAAACACTAATACTTTCAAACAATGGAATTTCTTCCATACATTTTCCTGATGTAAAATTTG GTTGCAAGACCAGAATGTTCCCTTCTTTAACACATCTTATAATAAAGGACAATAGAATAGCAGAA TGGTCCGTTATCAATGAACTTGATAAACTACAAAAGCTTCAATCTCTCGATTGCCGGAATAACCCTTTAATGGATATAGACAAAAACACAGCGACTGTGAAGCAGCTTATTATTGCCAAAATAGGCCAATTAAGTTTTTTGAACAAGTCTGAG ATCACCTCTCAGGAAAGGAAGGGAGCAGAACTTGACTACAGGAAAAAATATGGCATCGATTGGTTAAAGGCTGGTGGTAATCAGGAtccaaacaaaaacaatccaagtGAGGAATTCCTTGCTGCTCACCCCAGGTTCCAGTTACTCTGTGATA aataTGGTGCCCCTGAAGATGGAGAGCTGAAAAGAGAACAGCCCTTCTCACTAAAAAGTCAGCTGTTGG CTTTGACCTTTAAGTGTCCTGACAGACCTGATCAGAAGCCCATAGAGAAGAAACTGCCGG AGTCTATGACTATCCAAAAGGTTAAAGGATTGCTGTATCGGCTACTTAAAATCCCAGGTTCAGAACTGAAGCTATCCTACGAAAGTTCTAAAGTAAGTTCATGTTCATACAATACAGAATACAATTTGTCACACTGCTACTGTCAACACTGCACTCTAACACTATTGAATTATTTGATTCCTGCAAAGGACAGTAACCATAACCATAATTTTAGACCTTGTTCGGCTTTCTTTTGA
- the B3GALNT2 gene encoding UDP-GalNAc:beta-1,3-N-acetylgalactosaminyltransferase 2 isoform X4 produces the protein MRNWLVLLCPCVVGVVLHLWLLLLSCPASGPGKQHPAVLNQEVEAFNLPEDDTSVLLEDRVVSVHFKVLYPIVITSLGVFYDAEGVGFQRNITVKLYQAEQEEALFSARFSPASCGVQVNRLWYKPVEQFILPESFEGTIVWESQDLHGLVSRNLHKVIVNDGGGVFRITTAGEGSLPHEFTQGVEGIAGGFIYTIQEGEALLKSLQSRPERFTHHINKLEEEDALLKVESNTYDDIVFVDVIDTYRNVPAKLLNFYRWTVEAASFNVLLKTDDDCYIDLEAVFNRIKLKNLGRPNTWWGNFRLNWAVDRTGKWQELEYPSPAYPAFACGSGYVISKDIVEWLARNSERLKIYQGEDVSMGIWMAAIGPKRYQDNLWLCEKTCESGMLSSPQYSPEELAELWKVKEHCGDPCKCDER, from the exons ttctGAATCAAGAAGTTGAAGCATTCAATTTGCCAGAGGATGACACTTCAGTGCTCTTGGAAGATAGAGTTGTCAGTGTGCATTTCAAAGTCCTTTACCCGATTGTCATCACCAGTCTTGGGGTGTTCTACGATGCTGAGGGTGTAGGATTCCAGAGAAACATAACTGTGAAACTATACCAGGCAGAGCAGGAG GAGGCGCTCTTCAGCGCTCGCTTTAGTCCAGCTAGCTGTGGAGTGCAAGTAAACAGACTCTGGTATAAACCTGTAGAACAGTTCATTCTGCCTGAG AGTTTTGAAGGCACTATTGTGTGGGAAAGCCAGGATCTGCATGGCCTAGTTTCTAGAAATCTTCACAAAGTGATAGTGAATGATGGCGGAGGTGTCTTCAGAATCACTACG GCAGGGGAAGGGTCATTGCCTCATGAATTTACACAAGGCGTGGAAGGGATTGCTGGAGGCTTTATTTACACAATTCAAG AGGGAGAGGCACTCCTAAAAAGCCTACAGAGTCGCCCTGAAAGATTCACACATCATATAAATAAACTTGAAGAGGAAGATGCCTTATTGAAAGTAGAAAGCAACACCTATGATGATATTGTTTTTGTTGATGTAATTGATACATACAGAAATGTTCCAGCCAAATTATTGAACTTCTATCGATG GACAGTAGAAGCAGCTAGTTTCAACGTATTGCTGAAGACGGATGATGACTGCTACATAGATTTGGAGGCTGTATTCAACAGAATAAAGCTTAAAAACTTAGGCAGACCAAATACTTGGTGGGGAAA TTTCAGATTAAATTGGGCCGTCGACCGCACTGGGAAGTGGCAAGAGCTAGAGTATCCAAGTCCTGCATACCCAGCCTTTGCTTGTGGATCTGGTTATGTAATTTCCAAAGACATTGTAGAATGGCTTGCAAGAAACTCAGAGAGATTAAAGATTTATCAG GGTGAAGATGTGAGTATGGGTATTTGGATGGCAGCCATTGGGCCAAAACGCTATCAG GACAATCTCTGGTTGTGTGAGAAGACATGTGAGAGTGGTATGTTGTCCTCTCCACAGTATTCTCCAGAGGAACTTGCAGAGCTCTGGAAAGTCAAGGAACATTGTGGAGATCCCTGCAAATGTGATGAAAGATGA
- the TBCE gene encoding tubulin-specific chaperone E isoform X2 — protein MMTSNIPSDAVGRRIIRNGEYGTVLYAGKVPPTTGFWLGVEWDNPEKGKHNGSHEGIQYFRCRHPTGGSFIRPSKANFGVDFLSAVKKQYGLNEDEKDAEGGTEPSLAFGSKIVENVGFDSIKEKQMQLTTLTDISVDECAVSLAGPEEEIRRACPNIKQISLSKNLLSSWKEVISIASQVENLEILNLSQNKMKFPSTPPPASTTFCNLKTLALNQTGVTWTEVLLCATGWPALEELHLTANDISLLKRPIDVLHNLKWLNLSDNLLTDENQLHLLADLPRLETLILSNNGISSIHFPDVKFGCKTRMFPSLTHLIIKDNRIAEWSVINELDKLQKLQSLDCRNNPLMDIDKNTATVKQLIIAKIGQLSFLNKSEITSQERKGAELDYRKKYGIDWLKAGGNQDPNKNNPSEEFLAAHPRFQLLCDKYGAPEDGELKREQPFSLKSQLLALTFKCPDRPDQKPIEKKLPESMTIQKVKGLLYRLLKIPGSELKLSYESSKVSSCSYNTEYNLSHCYCQHCTLTLLNYLIPAKDSNHNHNFRPCSAFF, from the exons GATTTTGGCTTGGAGTGGAATGGGACAACCctgaaaaaggaaaacataatggTAGTCATGAAGGAATACAGTATTTCAGATGCAG GCATCCCACAGGTGGATCCTTTATCCGTCCAAGCAAGGCAAATTTTGGAGTAGATTTCCTTTCTGCTGTCAAGAAGCAGTATGGATTGAATGAAGATGAAAAAGATGCTGAGGGTGGGACAGAACCATCATTAGCATTTGGAAGCAAGATCGTAGAAAATGTTGGGTTTGATtccattaaagaaaaacaaat GCAGTTGACTACATTAACTGACATCTCAGTAGATGAATGTGCAGTAAGCCTTGCTGGTCCAGAAGAGGAAATCAGAAGAGCATGCCCCa ATATCAAGCAAATAAGTCTATCGAAAAATCTTTTGTCTTCTTGGAAGGAAGTGATAAGCATTGCAAGCCAAGTTGAAAATCTAGAAATACTTAATCTCAG TCAGAACAAAATGAAATTTCCATCGACTCCACCACCTGCTTCAACAACATTTTGTAATCTCAAGACTTTAGCACTTAATCAAACAGGAGTGACATGGACAGAG GTTCTTTTATGTGCTACTGGGTGGCCAGCTCTTGAAGAACTACATCTTACTGCCAATgacatttcacttttaaaaag ACCTATTGATGTCCTACATAACTTGAAATGGTTAAACCTTTCAGACAACCTGTTAACAGATGAAAATCAGCTTCATCTACTTGCAGATCTCCCAAG ATTAGAAACACTAATACTTTCAAACAATGGAATTTCTTCCATACATTTTCCTGATGTAAAATTTG GTTGCAAGACCAGAATGTTCCCTTCTTTAACACATCTTATAATAAAGGACAATAGAATAGCAGAA TGGTCCGTTATCAATGAACTTGATAAACTACAAAAGCTTCAATCTCTCGATTGCCGGAATAACCCTTTAATGGATATAGACAAAAACACAGCGACTGTGAAGCAGCTTATTATTGCCAAAATAGGCCAATTAAGTTTTTTGAACAAGTCTGAG ATCACCTCTCAGGAAAGGAAGGGAGCAGAACTTGACTACAGGAAAAAATATGGCATCGATTGGTTAAAGGCTGGTGGTAATCAGGAtccaaacaaaaacaatccaagtGAGGAATTCCTTGCTGCTCACCCCAGGTTCCAGTTACTCTGTGATA aataTGGTGCCCCTGAAGATGGAGAGCTGAAAAGAGAACAGCCCTTCTCACTAAAAAGTCAGCTGTTGG CTTTGACCTTTAAGTGTCCTGACAGACCTGATCAGAAGCCCATAGAGAAGAAACTGCCGG AGTCTATGACTATCCAAAAGGTTAAAGGATTGCTGTATCGGCTACTTAAAATCCCAGGTTCAGAACTGAAGCTATCCTACGAAAGTTCTAAAGTAAGTTCATGTTCATACAATACAGAATACAATTTGTCACACTGCTACTGTCAACACTGCACTCTAACACTATTGAATTATTTGATTCCTGCAAAGGACAGTAACCATAACCATAATTTTAGACCTTGTTCGGCTTTCTTTTGA
- the TBCE gene encoding tubulin-specific chaperone E isoform X3 codes for MMTSNIPSDAVGRRIIRNGEYGTVLYAGKVPPTTGFWLGVEWDNPEKGKHNGSHEGIQYFRCRHPTGGSFIRPSKANFGVDFLSAVKKQYGLNEDEKDAEGGTEPSLAFGSKIVENVGFDSIKEKQMQLTTLTDISVDECAVSLAGPEEEIRRACPNIKQISLSKNLLSSWKEVISIASQVENLEILNLSQNKMKFPSTPPPASTTFCNLKTLALNQTGVTWTEVLLCATGWPALEELHLTANDISLLKRPIDVLHNLKWLNLSDNLLTDENQLHLLADLPRLETLILSNNGISSIHFPDVKFGCKTRMFPSLTHLIIKDNRIAEWSVINELDKLQKLQSLDCRNNPLMDIDKNTATVKQLIIAKIGQLSFLNKSEITSQERKGAELDYRKKYGIDWLKAGGNQDPNKNNPSEEFLAAHPRFQLLCDKYGAPEDGELKREQPFSLKSQLLALTFKCPDRPDQKPIEKKLPESMTIQKVKGLLYRLLKIPGSELKLSYESSKMKGKEFELDNDLKPLQFYSIENEDSILVRW; via the exons GATTTTGGCTTGGAGTGGAATGGGACAACCctgaaaaaggaaaacataatggTAGTCATGAAGGAATACAGTATTTCAGATGCAG GCATCCCACAGGTGGATCCTTTATCCGTCCAAGCAAGGCAAATTTTGGAGTAGATTTCCTTTCTGCTGTCAAGAAGCAGTATGGATTGAATGAAGATGAAAAAGATGCTGAGGGTGGGACAGAACCATCATTAGCATTTGGAAGCAAGATCGTAGAAAATGTTGGGTTTGATtccattaaagaaaaacaaatgcaa TTGACTACATTAACTGACATCTCAGTAGATGAATGTGCAGTAAGCCTTGCTGGTCCAGAAGAGGAAATCAGAAGAGCATGCCCCa ATATCAAGCAAATAAGTCTATCGAAAAATCTTTTGTCTTCTTGGAAGGAAGTGATAAGCATTGCAAGCCAAGTTGAAAATCTAGAAATACTTAATCTCAG TCAGAACAAAATGAAATTTCCATCGACTCCACCACCTGCTTCAACAACATTTTGTAATCTCAAGACTTTAGCACTTAATCAAACAGGAGTGACATGGACAGAG GTTCTTTTATGTGCTACTGGGTGGCCAGCTCTTGAAGAACTACATCTTACTGCCAATgacatttcacttttaaaaag ACCTATTGATGTCCTACATAACTTGAAATGGTTAAACCTTTCAGACAACCTGTTAACAGATGAAAATCAGCTTCATCTACTTGCAGATCTCCCAAG ATTAGAAACACTAATACTTTCAAACAATGGAATTTCTTCCATACATTTTCCTGATGTAAAATTTG GTTGCAAGACCAGAATGTTCCCTTCTTTAACACATCTTATAATAAAGGACAATAGAATAGCAGAA TGGTCCGTTATCAATGAACTTGATAAACTACAAAAGCTTCAATCTCTCGATTGCCGGAATAACCCTTTAATGGATATAGACAAAAACACAGCGACTGTGAAGCAGCTTATTATTGCCAAAATAGGCCAATTAAGTTTTTTGAACAAGTCTGAG ATCACCTCTCAGGAAAGGAAGGGAGCAGAACTTGACTACAGGAAAAAATATGGCATCGATTGGTTAAAGGCTGGTGGTAATCAGGAtccaaacaaaaacaatccaagtGAGGAATTCCTTGCTGCTCACCCCAGGTTCCAGTTACTCTGTGATA aataTGGTGCCCCTGAAGATGGAGAGCTGAAAAGAGAACAGCCCTTCTCACTAAAAAGTCAGCTGTTGG CTTTGACCTTTAAGTGTCCTGACAGACCTGATCAGAAGCCCATAGAGAAGAAACTGCCGG AGTCTATGACTATCCAAAAGGTTAAAGGATTGCTGTATCGGCTACTTAAAATCCCAGGTTCAGAACTGAAGCTATCCTACGAAAGTTCTAAA ATGAAAGGCAAGGAATTTGAACTAGACAATGACCTAAAGCCATTGCAGTTTTACTCTATTGAAAATGAAGACTCCATTCTAGTCCGATGGTAA